A single region of the Flammeovirga agarivorans genome encodes:
- a CDS encoding UpxY family transcription antiterminator, with product MQTSEHKKVWLAIYTKPRAEKKVADRLEKNGFEVYCPTYTTIRQWSDRKKKVVIPAIPSYCFIKIEEHKRWDALKDPGAVRYIFWQGKPAVIKEQQILAFKRFMGEIGENEEIFSSPLSEGDKVLIRSGSFTGIEADILKIRKTEVQLILPELELKLVCQRKDIDKIG from the coding sequence ATGCAAACTTCAGAACACAAAAAAGTATGGTTAGCTATTTACACCAAACCTAGAGCAGAAAAAAAGGTTGCTGACCGACTAGAAAAAAATGGATTCGAAGTGTATTGCCCTACCTACACAACCATTCGTCAATGGAGCGACCGTAAAAAGAAAGTCGTCATCCCTGCAATCCCCTCCTATTGCTTTATTAAGATTGAAGAACATAAACGTTGGGATGCGTTAAAAGATCCTGGTGCTGTAAGGTATATTTTTTGGCAAGGGAAACCTGCAGTTATTAAAGAACAGCAAATACTAGCTTTTAAGCGATTTATGGGAGAGATCGGTGAAAATGAAGAAATATTTAGTTCTCCATTAAGTGAAGGAGATAAAGTACTTATTCGTTCTGGTTCATTTACCGGAATAGAAGCTGATATTCTTAAAATCAGAAAAACAGAGGTTCAATTAATATTACCAGAATTAGAGTTAAAATTGGTATGTCAAAGAAAAGACATTGACAAAATTGGATAA